A window of the Caldisericia bacterium genome harbors these coding sequences:
- the rpmI gene encoding 50S ribosomal protein L35, whose translation MPKLKTSKTAKKRFKITATGKILRNRTGHSHHLEKKKSRKKVKQLRYKEVSKEDKGLVKRILGIGG comes from the coding sequence ATGCCCAAGTTAAAGACATCGAAGACAGCAAAGAAGAGGTTTAAAATAACAGCGACAGGAAAAATTTTAAGAAATAGAACTGGTCATTCTCATCATCTTGAAAAGAAAAAATCGAGAAAAAAAGTAAAACAGTTGAGGTACAAAGAGGTCTCTAAAGAAGACAAAGGTCTTGTTAAAAGGATTTTAGGTATAGGAGGTTAA
- a CDS encoding SIMPL domain-containing protein (The SIMPL domain is named for its presence in mouse protein SIMPL (signalling molecule that associates with mouse pelle-like kinase). Bacterial member BP26, from Brucella, was shown to assemble into a channel-like structure, while YggE from E. coli has been associated with resistance to oxidative stress.), which yields MKKVMTLFLVSVLILGLSLIGVSFGKSEVSNVSNVSSENFVTVTGQGVIYAKPDVAYVSVGVETERKTAKEAAEENAKIMDQIFKALQKLGVKEDELETIEYSVYPVYFYPEKEPPVVTGYKVRNMFNIKITKKTQDGKLDTKFVGQVLDTSTSNGANIVSGITFDILDKNELKLKAIELAMQDAKKKAEVALKVVEEKIKGVQEINISDVSYPVYRYDLKTMPTPEATTPIFEGSLSVQVTVNVKFIF from the coding sequence ATGAAGAAAGTAATGACTCTTTTCTTGGTTTCAGTTTTAATCTTAGGACTTTCACTTATAGGTGTAAGTTTTGGAAAAAGTGAGGTGAGCAATGTGTCAAATGTATCATCAGAAAATTTTGTAACAGTTACAGGACAAGGAGTAATTTATGCGAAACCAGATGTTGCTTATGTAAGTGTAGGAGTTGAAACAGAAAGAAAAACAGCAAAAGAAGCAGCAGAAGAAAATGCAAAAATTATGGATCAAATTTTTAAAGCACTACAAAAATTAGGTGTTAAAGAAGATGAGTTAGAAACTATAGAATATTCTGTATACCCTGTTTACTTTTATCCAGAAAAAGAACCACCAGTAGTAACTGGATACAAAGTAAGGAATATGTTCAATATAAAAATTACTAAGAAAACCCAAGATGGTAAACTTGATACAAAATTTGTTGGTCAAGTTCTTGATACATCAACATCAAATGGTGCAAATATAGTTTCTGGAATAACATTTGATATTTTAGATAAAAACGAACTTAAACTTAAAGCAATAGAACTTGCAATGCAAGATGCAAAGAAAAAAGCAGAAGTTGCATTGAAGGTTGTTGAAGAAAAAATTAAAGGAGTTCAAGAAATTAACATTTCAGATGTATCATATCCAGTGTATAGATATGACTTAAAAACAATGCCTACACCAGAAGCAACAACTCCTATATTTGAAGGTTCTTTATCAGTGCAGGTAACAGTTAATGTAAAATTTATTTTCTAA
- a CDS encoding RNA polymerase sigma factor has translation MLDREREKELIERAKIDKNAFGILFEEYFYDILNYIYRRVGSKEDAEDLTEEVFTKALLSLDRYKDQGKPYLFFLLKISTNIVNDFIKKKGKLLLKENLDSEEKVDFLNSITDEKKFYIIQKAILNLPIKYQTVLSLRYLEKKKISEISEILNMNENSVKTIIRRGVEKLKNILKKDETFLKYFSL, from the coding sequence ATGCTTGATAGGGAAAGAGAAAAAGAATTAATTGAGAGGGCAAAAATTGATAAAAATGCTTTTGGTATTTTATTTGAAGAGTATTTTTATGATATTCTAAATTATATTTATAGAAGAGTTGGTTCAAAAGAAGATGCTGAAGATTTAACAGAAGAGGTTTTTACAAAAGCACTTCTCTCTTTGGATAGATATAAAGATCAAGGAAAACCATATCTTTTCTTTTTATTAAAAATTTCAACAAATATTGTTAACGATTTTATTAAAAAGAAAGGTAAACTTCTTTTAAAAGAAAATCTTGATAGTGAAGAGAAAGTTGATTTTTTAAACTCAATTACAGATGAAAAAAAGTTTTATATTATACAAAAAGCAATTTTAAATTTACCAATTAAATATCAAACAGTTTTATCATTAAGATATTTAGAAAAGAAAAAAATTTCAGAAATAAGCGAAATTTTAAATATGAATGAAAATAGTGTTAAAACTATTATTAGAAGAGGTGTTGAAAAGTTAAAAAATATTTTAAAAAAAGATGAAACTTTTTTAAAATATTTTAGTTTATAA
- a CDS encoding S1 RNA-binding domain-containing protein codes for MEDREERFLNKDELEENLSEDVEETKEEEEVEEGEESLGEEEIRNILTEMEKEEEGEEGEINEELEEIKKITEDYLPKKFKKGEIIKSIVVKVEDDGALVSVGRKFETYIPLKELTKEKGVSAKDVVKEGEEIDVYVVRSEGPTGDLVLSKRRADYEKVWKELKDAYENKKEIEGTVTRIVKGGLLIDLGLPAFLPRTQIELEIVKKKDLSNYLNKTLKVKIIEFDREIRKIIVSRRVILEEEKERERKEYFYQLKEKEGEIVVGTVAGIVEFGVFVDLGKGVEGLIHLSELTWGPRKPAREVVRKKQKIRVKILKVDPEEEKISLSLRQTKPHPWDNIEEKYPVGKIVKGKVIRFLPFGAVIELEEGITGLIHVSQISLKKIKKPEEALQIGQEVQAKVVELKPEDRKMRLSIKALFEEEIRKKVVEEKKVESEYIVDEEEVERLKFLKG; via the coding sequence ATGGAGGATAGGGAAGAAAGGTTTTTAAACAAAGATGAATTAGAAGAGAATTTAAGCGAAGATGTGGAAGAAACAAAAGAAGAGGAGGAGGTGGAAGAAGGAGAAGAGAGTTTAGGAGAGGAAGAAATTAGAAATATTCTTACTGAGATGGAAAAAGAAGAAGAGGGAGAAGAGGGAGAGATAAACGAAGAACTTGAAGAGATTAAAAAAATAACTGAAGATTATCTTCCAAAAAAATTCAAAAAAGGAGAAATAATTAAATCAATTGTTGTAAAAGTCGAAGATGATGGAGCTCTTGTAAGTGTTGGAAGAAAATTTGAAACATATATTCCACTTAAAGAATTAACAAAAGAAAAAGGAGTTTCTGCAAAAGATGTTGTAAAAGAGGGTGAAGAGATTGATGTTTATGTTGTTAGAAGTGAAGGACCAACTGGTGATCTTGTTCTTTCAAAAAGAAGAGCAGATTATGAAAAAGTTTGGAAAGAATTAAAAGATGCTTATGAAAATAAAAAAGAAATTGAGGGAACAGTAACAAGAATTGTTAAAGGTGGCCTTTTAATTGATTTAGGCCTTCCAGCATTTTTACCAAGAACTCAAATTGAACTTGAAATAGTTAAAAAGAAAGATTTATCTAATTATTTAAATAAAACCTTAAAAGTCAAAATAATCGAATTTGATAGAGAAATAAGAAAGATTATTGTTTCAAGAAGAGTAATTTTAGAAGAAGAAAAAGAGAGAGAAAGAAAAGAATATTTCTATCAATTAAAAGAAAAAGAAGGAGAAATAGTTGTTGGAACAGTAGCAGGAATTGTAGAATTTGGAGTTTTTGTAGATCTTGGAAAAGGAGTTGAAGGTTTAATTCATCTATCTGAATTAACATGGGGCCCAAGAAAACCAGCAAGAGAAGTTGTAAGAAAAAAACAGAAAATCAGAGTAAAAATTTTAAAAGTTGATCCTGAGGAAGAAAAAATTTCTTTATCTTTAAGACAAACAAAACCTCATCCTTGGGATAACATTGAAGAAAAATACCCAGTTGGAAAAATTGTAAAAGGAAAAGTTATAAGATTTTTACCTTTTGGAGCAGTAATTGAACTTGAAGAAGGAATAACTGGACTTATACATGTATCTCAAATTTCTTTAAAGAAAATTAAAAAACCAGAAGAAGCACTCCAAATAGGCCAAGAAGTTCAGGCAAAAGTAGTCGAACTAAAACCAGAAGATAGAAAAATGAGACTTTCAATTAAAGCGCTTTTTGAAGAAGAAATAAGAAAAAAAGTTGTTGAAGAGAAGAAGGTTGAATCTGAATATATTGTTGACGAGGAAGAGGTAGAAAGACTTAAATTTCTTAAAGGTTAA
- a CDS encoding NUDIX domain-containing protein, with protein sequence MKSLVSSGGVLINKEKVLILKRDKTWVFPKGKVKDDENLIETAKREIFEETGIKVDKPISFLGTTKYKYRQNNEIYKKEVNYFLFIVDTFKVNLENSFIGYGWFYFDEGLKILTYKNDKKILKLAIKKLREAF encoded by the coding sequence ATCTGGTGGAGTTTTGATTAATAAAGAAAAGGTTCTTATTTTAAAAAGAGATAAAACTTGGGTTTTTCCTAAGGGAAAGGTTAAAGATGATGAAAATTTAATAGAAACTGCAAAAAGAGAAATTTTTGAAGAAACAGGCATAAAAGTTGATAAACCCATATCATTTTTAGGAACCACAAAATATAAGTATAGACAGAATAATGAAATTTATAAAAAAGAAGTTAATTATTTTTTATTCATAGTTGATACATTCAAAGTTAATTTAGAAAATAGCTTTATTGGTTATGGTTGGTTTTATTTTGATGAAGGACTAAAAATTTTAACATATAAAAATGATAAAAAAATTTTAAAATTAGCAATAAAAAAATTAAGGGAGGCCTTTTAA
- the infC gene encoding translation initiation factor IF-3: MKEFSLRVNRAIRAKEVRLIDSDGKQLGIYPLQDALSIAEDKGLDLVEINPDANPPVCKILDYGKFKYEMTKKKKEAKKKQVTFDVKNLEIRPFIGKGDLEYKIKNAKDWLLDGDKVKVSIIFRGRELSYKDKGFEIINEVINELSPVGMVEKEPFFQGKKIECLIGPIKKGGIKDAQVKDIEDSKEEV, translated from the coding sequence ATTAAAGAGTTTTCTCTTAGAGTTAACAGGGCTATAAGAGCAAAAGAAGTTAGACTCATTGATAGTGATGGTAAACAGTTAGGTATTTATCCACTTCAAGATGCTCTATCAATTGCAGAAGATAAAGGGTTAGATCTTGTTGAAATTAATCCTGATGCAAATCCTCCAGTTTGTAAAATTCTTGACTATGGAAAATTCAAGTATGAGATGACTAAAAAGAAAAAAGAGGCAAAAAAGAAACAGGTTACTTTTGATGTAAAGAATCTTGAAATTAGACCATTTATAGGTAAAGGAGATCTTGAGTACAAAATCAAAAACGCAAAAGATTGGCTCTTAGATGGTGATAAGGTTAAAGTTAGCATAATTTTTAGGGGGAGAGAGCTTTCTTATAAGGATAAAGGTTTTGAGATTATTAATGAGGTTATAAATGAGTTATCTCCTGTGGGAATGGTTGAAAAAGAACCATTCTTTCAGGGTAAAAAGATTGAGTGTCTAATAGGTCCAATAAAAAAAGGAGGTATTAAAGATGCCCAAGTTAAAGACATCGAAGACAGCAAAGAAGAGGTTTAA
- the rplT gene encoding 50S ribosomal protein L20: MARVKGGPYTRRRRKQILKLAKGFRGAASVRYGVAREAVEHALHYSYVGRKLKKRDMRRLWITRISAALKEFGLSYSRFIYGLKKNSINLNRKMLSELAIHDKESFAFLVNKAKENLG; encoded by the coding sequence ATGGCAAGGGTTAAAGGTGGTCCTTATACTAGAAGAAGGAGAAAACAGATTTTGAAACTTGCAAAAGGTTTTAGAGGTGCAGCATCAGTAAGATATGGAGTTGCAAGAGAAGCAGTTGAGCATGCTCTTCACTATTCATATGTTGGAAGAAAATTAAAAAAGAGGGATATGAGAAGATTATGGATTACAAGAATTTCTGCTGCACTTAAAGAATTTGGTCTCTCATATTCAAGATTTATATATGGACTTAAAAAAAATTCAATTAATTTGAATAGAAAGATGTTGTCAGAACTTGCCATTCATGACAAAGAAAGTTTTGCCTTTCTTGTAAACAAGGCAAAAGAGAATTTAGGTTAA